The window tccaattcatgttgcacattttttgggatgtgggggggaaaccggagtacttggagaaagcccacgcaggcacggggagaacacgcaaactccacaaaggcgggtctgggatcgaacccgtgtcctcagaactgtgaggccaacgctttaccagctgatccaccgtagaaaataaaattagaaaGGAATAAATCGAATAAATTCCACACCCTGTTTTTAATCGTTTTTAAACTCATTCGGGGCGTCATTAAAACTCGGAAGGCAAGGAATGGGGAAAAAGATCATTTGAAtcccatcaaaataaaataactaagAAGAATGGTGCATGTTAGACAAATTCCGCCAGGGTgaatacgcaaaaaaaaaaaaaaaaaagaaaatacataaagaaataaaaataaatacaaataaaacttcGTTCTCTCACCTGCTCAGTGGTGATGTTGCGCAACAGAACGATGAGGCCGAACAAGCCGAGTGCGCTGAGGACACATTTCCAAACAGTTCGGGACATGCTGAGCGTGACTTTGACCGTAAGAAAGTTCTTTGGcgtttggggggagggggggtgttgcGTTCATGATGATGTCGAGGAAGTCCTCGAATGCGTCAGAGAGGCTTCTTTTCTACTCGTCACCGCCCCCCTCCTCACGTAAGCCTTTAATACTCGAGCGCAACGCACGCGCGCAGTGAGCGAACTGCGCTGCAGTTCTTCTTCGAGCCAGAGGTGTCGCTCCGGTTGCCATTGCGACCGCGGGGCGGGGGACAAAGTGGACTCGACCACTGGGCATGAACCTAATCCCGcaaaaaactgcaaagcaaCTCGTTCAGTTAGTTGTGTTGAATTGATCAGCATTTTGTCAGTTTGAGTTTGAAACACTTTTACCGGTTGTTCTTGCGCGCACGCTGTCCGAGGCGAAAGTCGCTgcgatgttttgttttcaatatttgttCTGCCTTCCCAAACGCAGCATCACAGAGCTCGTGCAAACAAAGTCACTCACCCGCCGTCTTTATTACGCGGCGATGCCACAAATTTGTTTGAGGTGCTTATTGCGACGCATACCGTTTGTTTACTCACCTGTCATGTCTGAACTAGTTCAGCATTTGCGCCGAAGAAACCGCCAAAAGCAAATgtccacaagtttttttttttttttttaatgattactacaattttgtctccgtgCCATCCCAGATTGACCAACTGGGTGTACCCGCAGAAACCACATTTTAATTCTGTTGTACCCTGTGAATGCAGCATTTATTTTGCCGTCACAGAACTCGCGGAAAAGgatttaatggacctttccgacttgtcAATTACTCGTAAAATaaaagccaatcagatagcagaGTTGTCtcgacacgcccctctcgcagTATTGTCCAAAAAGCAATGCTGGGTgacagtagcgtgcgcttggaaaagttaacgtcacgaAGGAAATGGTAcacagatgcgcttggggaatgtgcaattcaaATGAAAGTTACGCCTTCAAAACCCTGATCGTGTTAATGTAGAGCCTTGCTAAAATCATGCGTTCTGTGACATGACGCTTGGTTAGGAGTGATAACTAAACGCCAAATgcatgtcagcacaaatcaaaacACAGTAGTCTGTGTCACTAACCTCTGGTGCAGGGgtggacccaaacgcaggacttcgaggcagaggcataatgttcaatgtggtttattccggaaactgggtcatacatggtggagcagtccgacaaggcagaggcacagaaatgctAGGCTAGGTGGGCTagggttcgatgactctgaagcaaactaactgatcaaacaaaagggcacagaatcgctgtgaccagggttactctaacttacgtgtAGAACCACAGAAtccccacaggcagtgaatgcaactcactaacgcaaggcaacgaactggcaaacaccagtgacaaaaactccaacttaaatgctcgtccaattacagtccgaatgtgaaacagctgtgagcggtgacaggtgccACCGCCCAGaccagtggcctggccacgccctctcttgctcatgacagtctGATTAGGATCTCATTCAGAACTGTATCAAGACCAcattgaaaaagaacaaaaagtcttttttttttccaaaacgagAGTGGCACTATTGAGAGaatggtcagaattctatccaAGAAAACATTGATGCTAAAGTTTTACGCTACATTCTGattattaatgtaaaaatagcatttatttgattgaaatgttttttcgtTTCATACCTTCAACCTGGTGCAATTTATGGAAATCCTACAGTCTTCCTCATCCCGTCACGACAAACGTAGGACAACATCACGTCTACCATGTTCTTGACAATTGTCCGAGGAGGATGCAGGTCATGCGGCTGGTACGGGTGCGCCGCGCACATCTGCCAGGCGTCCACCAGCACAACGTCGAGACCCTCGAACATGGCACGCAGCACCGCGTCCAGCTGCAGCGAAAACCAGTCGCTCTTAAACAGGATGAAGTCCTGCGTCAGGGCCTGCGGGTTGGCCGTTCGGACCACCACCGTCGTCTCGGGCGCCCGATCCAGGAGCCGCGCCACCGCCCCGCGGATGTGCCGCAGGCGGCGTATGTACACCTCCACGGGGAAAGTGCTGAAGTGAGCCCAGACGCCCAGCGCCACCACCGTGTCGGGACCGCCGGCGAGGCCGTCCAGCTCGTTGGCGATGTAGCGCAACTTGCCGACCGCGACGGGCTGGATGCGGGTGGGCGGGCCGTGGAAGCGGTACTCCAGCAGAATGTTGTGGGTGCTGTCCACCGCCATTAAGGGCCCCACCTTTTTGggactctgcaaattgaattctTTCAGCTCTGCGGGGAACAATGGATAAGAGGAAATAAGTGGTCAGGTCCAACCAAGGATCCATGATCTGCGCAGAATACTGCTCTATACCTCTTCGTATAATTTCCATGAATACCAACACCCGCTGAATCAAATAAATTTATGTCACATCCGCATACCGGACGTGGCCCATCAGATTGAGGAGTCACTCCAGATTGCCTGAACATGTTTCTTTGCCTGAACACAATGAGAAAACAAAACCGACACCACCTTGTACTGACACACCTGTCCTTCCTTTCAGGGTGCTTTGACATTTAGCGTGGAAAAACCTTCCACTCTGTCACAGTAAACACGACGGCGTCTGACATCTTATCTCTGGACAGTCAACAATGACTCGGGTgtcagactacaccccgaacactctgcattgttgtttttttgtctcaggAGACATCGACGTCCCAACAGCGCCACGCTAGGCGCACAAGAAACTGATCCAGGATTCGATGATCCTGCTGACGGGTAAACTGAAGAATCTTGAGCAATGCTGTGGATTACTGGACGGACCCAATGCCAGTCCGTGAGCCCGCTAGCTACGCCGTGAAACCGCAATAAGTGCAGTTCCGTGCGTGACACGACACTTAAGGGAAGATGCAGTTTTAGCGGTTGGAGGCATAGCTAGATTGGTAACTGGAGGCTATAGTTGTAGAAAGAAGGTTTTAGTTTGGTAGCTTGAAGGTTTTACATTAATCCACAAGTGCGACTGATAGCCGCAGACGAAATGATGGCATTCAGTCCTTAGACAGTGGAAGAGGGCCAACTCAAAAACCACGTGTCACTGGGCCCCGTTTTAGTCCCacccaaaaacaaatccagaCAACTGAGGTAAGagtttacagtattttgcaACAATTCAGGACTGAATTGCTTTCGAAGCACCACAATGCTGTGAGACCAAAGCGCTCACCTGGAACCGCACTGAGGAGATACTCGAACCACTGGCGCAACGTGGAATCGCCGTACATGTAGACCAACTTGTCGGTCAAACACTTAATGATGGCAGACGGCTTGTCAAATCGCCGGACGGCGACGCCGCCGAACGGTCTCCACGAGTCCTGGTAGTAGTACCCGGACGTCCCCAGCCTCACGGGACCTGGATCTCGACTGCCGCTTTCTACATTGACCAAAGACATGATGATGTGAATAATTCGCCCGCAAGCCCCGAGTCATTAGTCTGAAGGTCCGCAGTACCGTTTCTCGCAGGCAGCACGTTGACGGTGTCTGTTGTGGAAGCGTGAATGGGAACTTTGAGGTTCACGTCGCTGGCGTCAGAAAAATGGTATTACACAGTTTGCAACAGGATTAGCGACAATGATGTGCAGTACTAGTCTGCGGTACACTTGAAAGACGAAGATCActcaaaaatggaagaagcgttATCCGTGAATCAACTTTTGCGAGCATCAACAGAAAACTTCTGAATGGAAgtttagaaaaatatttaatcttcaTTGGGTGCAGGTTTGGGCTTCAACTAAGGAACGGGGTGATTGACAAAACTGAATGAGCTTCTTAGTCCTATCTTGATGATTTTCAGCAGGACGTCATAAATTTTGGATTTGGAGGTCAAAAGTTTGTCGTGTTTGAAATACTTCAATCGATCACGGAGTGTACAAaccttttaaaaagcaaagattcCTTTTTGGTGATGAGGTTTTTCAGGTAGCCGCCGATTGTGTGGTCGATTCTGGTGTCGCAGCTGAGACCTTTGGGCTTGTAGCAGTACCACGGATCGCCGGAGCGAGGGTCCGTGAAGTTGCACAGCGGCCCCTTGTCCTGCGGCAGGCACACGTTGCACTCCGTCTTCTCAGAGCGATTACCTCGGCGAAACACGCTCGAGAAGTACACCCGATCGGGGCGTTTCTCCCTCAGCCGCCGAAGAACGGCGACGGCCTCGCTCGAGTGGACCAGCGTGAGCCCGACCTGAGCCGAGCCCTCCCACAGAAGCGGGAATCGAGCGGAATAAAGTCCGTTCTCGTGGTCCAGCACCTGGCCGGCCACGCCCGCCTTGTATTTTGCGTTGCGCAATCGAGCCAACAGCAAGTCGCCGCCGTAGCGCTTGGGTCGGCCCTCGAAGTCGTGCAGGTGGACCAGCACCTCCAGCTGGTCACCCACGTACCAGCCCTGTCCGTTTTTGGACGGGACGATTGTAAACAGACTGTGGGCCGGGTCGCTCGTCTGAGACCAGCTGGGCGGTTCGGAACCGGGAGGCGGCTGGGGCCAATCGATGGACTCCAACAGGTCCCGCTCCTCCAGCTCTTCTTCAGGTGATTGCGGCTGGCCCGGATGTGGACAGGTGGGATTGCGATGAAACCTTTGGAGGCTTTCATTGACGGATGATGACTGGATCCAGTTCAGTGGCGGTAACAGAGTCTGGTAGTTCCAGTTCTGGAAAGATGACATGAAATCCCATACGACATATTTGAACTCTGGCTCACTGTAACTGAGGGATTCCCGACCATTGTGCAGAGAGaattacagtgaatactcggttctcgaacgtcgccgttctcgaacaaatcagtttttgaatgaaaatttcaagatttttttttgcttctgttttcgaacggtactcgaacaccccgACAAACCCCGGAAATAACGTAACGCGCTCGGCCAGACCGgttgacccacccatgacgcgATTTATTAGTCTGTATAACGCTGCcactgtacgcagacgtgtcccggtagagACTGTTTTATTCTGCCGATTGAGGACTATAAACCCCCATCTTGGCTCCACAGGAGGCAAGTAGAGGCTCACTACCGAAGAACTCcaccttcaggaggagcagaagaacatgctggaggaggagatgtcgtctgatgaggctgaagccAAGAAGGAGCTCCCAAGTGCTGATATCAGAGCTATCTGTGCCAAATGGAACAAAATCCATAATTTCATACAACTTCATCATCCCAATAAAGCCGAATGgagcagagcactgcaaaattttaatgttgtgatgagccacttcagaaaagtgtcgctgcagatacggcaatgcactcccagcctagcctactctactgctaaagcatacattttaagcaaaaaaataagtatatttctgaaattattttattatataaagtatttaaacaatacatgtattcctactatgcagtttattatcaggaaaagctaacaaaaaactgctttaaaaactcaatttttttaggcttggaacccaTTATTTCTACTTCCATtcactgtaatgggaaatagcaatttggttttcgaaaaatcgcttctcgaactgCTTCTCGAACGGCTTGTGGTCAAAAACCGAGGCTGTGCTGTATTCCGGTTCTACAAATAATGTAACTTAGTTCATTTACCCGTGCAAGTGGCCTCTAATGATGGGCAGAAATATGTAATTATGTACtctactagatggcagaaggtacctTCAgcaacactgtaaaaaaattaaattctagGATGGCGTCAAATCCAAAGAGTCATTCCACTGGACCAGCATATGATAGATCACATCACCACGCCCACTTtacaaatataataaacatCTTTTCCAAAGTATGTGTAATTATGTAgattacgcaaaaaaaaaaaaaaggggggggggagatcaaTTTCTCTCACCTGCTCAATGGTGAAGTTGCGCAGCAGGAAAATGAAGCTGAAAAAAGTGAGAACGCTGAGGACATATTTCCAAACATTTCGGGACATGGCGAGCTCGTGAAAGTCTGCCGCGGGGCCGCAGCGACGACGATGTCGAGGAAGTAACCTGATGATCGGGGGCTGACGCGCCCACGAGGCGCGACCTCCCCCAGCGCCACGCAATCGGGAAACCTCGCGCTTGGTTTTGCCTCTCATGTCATCAACAATTTCCATGCAGTCCTACAGAGGTTATTATCTCATATCGTGTACGTATTAAAATCATCGTTTTATTACCTATTACTTTGTATTCTTTTATTTATCATAATTTGACCCTGGTTGTTCACGGTGGTTCACTTGAAATGGTCGACACAAAGCACGGTCATTATTTTAACTTTAGAAcagtccatccatgcatttactttgacgcttatcctcacgagggtcgcggggagcgccggagcatatcccggctgtcaacgggcaggatgcggggcgCCCgactgctcgccagccaatcgcagggcacatcgagacaaacagtcgcactcacaatcacaccttggggcaatttagagcgtccgattaatgtcgAATGTTttgtggggatgtgggaggaaaccggagtggccacccgaggaaaacccacacaagcacggggagaacatgcaaactccacacaggcggggctgggattgaacccaggtcctcagaactgtgaggccaacgctttaccagctaatccaccatgccgcctcttaTTagtatcatcatcattattattattagcattagcattcatCCAAAACTTAGCAGCATCCCACATCATATTAAACTGCTTCTTTGCATCGGCTAATCAACAGTTCATTGTCATCACAAATTTTTGTAGTGTATAATATGCATATCaggtaaaaataatgtattttacattGTACGTAGCTAATGTatccattttcactttttaaaattataaccattaaaattttaatttgactttaaattctgtgacattttaactttaaaaaaatagcataaataattacattttcctCGCAaccgctcgtgaggataagcggctcagaaagtggatggacggACAAGTACATTTTTTCTGTGTAAGCATCCGTGTGGCGCCAAAAGGGGGCGCCATCTAATAAATCCGCCActctacacacgcacacagtttaAACTTTGAAATCTTGGGGCGGTCTCTCTCTTTAATCCATCATTTTATAGTTTAATATCCAGTTATTCCCAAGTGtgactttaactttaataaccaaagaaaaggtaaatggattttctaaaaaaatataattttatattatcattatcattgtCAAATTACAAAAGCCTGTACTATACTAACCCTAtattaaatttgaaaatatttgtaacCATAATTTATAATAGTAAATAacattgaataataataataataggggcggaagctggtaaagcattggcctcgcagttctgaggactcgggttcgatcccggactcgcccgtgtggagtttgcatgttccccccgtgcctgtgtggccactccggttccctcccacattccaaaaaacatgcaaaattaattaaaaacactctcaattgcccgtaggtgcgattgtgagtgtgtctgtttgtctcgatgtgacctgcgattggccagcgaccagttcagggtgtaccacgcctcacgccggttgacagctgggataggctccggcactccccgcgaccctcatggggataagcgttaaaataaaatggatggatggatgataatattAGTAataatgtgaccaaaaaaaaaataaaaaatcagccGCTAATGAAGACATAGTGGAcatgaaaatgatgatgatgataaagagGACGATTTGTGTCTCCAGCTTGCAAAAATGGCAACAATTCGCCTCATTTTCCAGCACACACACCAAAACTACAGGTACGAATCTGGACCGTCGGCCCGTTCGGAGAACTCAGACCTGGTGCCTGTCATGCTCGTTTTGTGGGATCCGAAACAGATCATCGttctttggggggaaaaaaaacaacaaaacaaaacaggagaaACGCTCCAAGAGGAATTTGATAGGAATAgcgaaaaaatatatataaatacaaaaaagggtgtgtgtgtgtgtgtgtgggagagaTTACCAAATTTGCATCATTCCTATTGATGTTACTTCTTAGGGCCTTTATGGGTCcctgatgcccccccccccctcgcccccatcCATGTATGGTTCCTCTCTGGAGACACAAAAACAGATGTACATGCAATTCAAATAACTCAAAAGCCAGACACAAAAACCTCTAACTGCTAATATGTCACTTCTTCAAGAAAAACTTACTTGACGTAGATTATTCTTTCACTTCTggttgttgtggtttttttttttccttactctgcGGATTTGAACTCGCCGTTGACCTTCTCCATTAGTCACAAGCCTTCTGcgctcctttttttgtgtgtcttatTGACTGCTGTGTGATGTGACCCAGGGGGGCCCGGGGGGGCATTATTCATGTCCACCGCAGCAGCAGGAAAAGTAACACTGCACGCTTTGTCTACACGTTGTACACAAAAGGGGGCCAGCTGCAGGGGGAGGATGGGGGGCaggcagggagggggggggggggattccagCATCCTACCACATCAGGGCTGACAGCAAATAGGAAGTCCATTCTAGATCAACTTTGATCCATTCTGAGTTGAATctttaaagtaatttttttttaaatcaggaatAAAATTTCTCGAATTATTACGCACTGCAAatcaaaatatacaaatgtaaaaatttaaaaagaaatccttACTTGAGAAATTGTCTCTCGTAACGTTCTATGTTCATACATCTCCTAAAATAAACTTTGAAATTCTgtgtattcaatattttttttacattttcatgtaaATAGGAAGTCCATTCAAGATCAACTTAGATCCATTCTGAGTTGAATctttaaagtcattttttttaaatcaggaatAAAATTTCTCGAATTATTACGCACTGCAaatcaaaatatacaaatataaaaatttaaaaagtaatccTTACTTGGGAAATTGTCTCTCGTAACGTCCTATGTTCATACATCTCCTAAAATAAACTTTGAAATTCTgtgtattcaatattttttttacattttcatgtaaATAGGAAGTCCATTCAAGATCAACTTAGATCCATTCTGAGTTGAATctttaaagtcattttttttaaatcaggaatAAAATTTCTCGAATTATTACGCACTGCAaatcaaaatatacaaatataaaaatttaaaaagtaatccTTACTTGGGAAATTGTCTCTCGTAACGTCCTATGTTCATACATCTCCTAAAATAAACTTTGAAATTCTgtgtattcaatattttttttatattttcatgtacagtatataatatcCCTGCCCATCAACCTAACCAGAATAAAGTATTTACTTGTCAACAAATACAAATGGCCTTCTTTCTCCCTCCCCACGTATGGAAGCGACGACCCTTCTAACATGTCCGCCACATAGACACGTCGGCGATACAAGCAACTAGAGCGTGCTGGTATTATCTAGCGTTTACATCATAGGTTGAGGAAGCTGTCGGGCAAGCTAAACGGAGCTGGGACCCCTCCCCTCCACCCACTTAAACGGGCGCCCTCTGGTGGCGGAAAGAAGGATAATTGAaatcacagagagagagagagagagagagagagagagagaggagagagagagagagaaggagcgatagaaaaaaaagagagagagagagagggagcttCTTGCATGGTGGCTTTGCCGCTGTGAGCAGCAGCACAATGGCCGGGCTCGAGTGACGGAAGAGACTTCGCCTCTCCGCGGATGCAAAGATGAGGAGGAAAGGTGAGGAGCTTGCCCGTCGCCGTCGCTCCCAGAAACCGTCAACCGTTCATTTCCATTCGGGATTCGTTCCGAGTCCGGAAAGCGGAAGGCTGCCTTTTTTAGCTTTCTGACCCGCGACGCGATCACGCGCGTGAAATCGGGGCTGTGATCACGTGAcgccgtgcaaaaaaaaaaaacacacaaaaaaacaacaccacaaaaactgaatggtcattttcaaaatagacGAGCACAACGCGGTTGGAGAAGAGCCGGTGCAGCCCTTCACCGGCTTGGAGAAAAGggcaggtggggtgggggttgcgggggggggggcctccgcCCGCACGGCTGTGCACAGCTGGCTGAAGGCCACCGCGGATCGCTCGTGCTTTTATTGATCAGGGTCTGTCATCTGGATCTGGATCGGTTTTTGTATGACAGCACTTAATGCAGACCATTGTGGGACGAGACGATCCCCGttccatcaccccccccccatcccatcaACGTAGCCTACTGTACGTGCATAATATTGCCCAGAATTGTCATTGTAATATTTCACAAGCACCTGAAATTTTTGAAACCGTTTAGATTAATAACTAATAAAACGTGGAATAGtggttcaaatatttattttattataatatatatatatatgatgttttttttaaatcagtggaaCGAAAAAATGGTACTAAAGAGCAAttctacatttaaaatgagcatttttgtatcaattaaattaaattaataataacaTTCGAAATgacttaatttttattttatttcaatttttgcggGGAACTTTAAGAATTTTCTGCATCTATGAATGAGCTGGCCATCTCTTTGTTGAAACAAAtttgcacactttttttctcctcccaacccttattttaaaatatatatttcaacgTCAAAATGTATCACAAAATCATTTTGGCCACCagtacagtgtaaaaaaaaaaataaaaatacaaaatttcacTGAGAATGCATTTCAGTGAGAGAGCTAGTGGATAACAAGCATGGTTGCATGTTTTGATACAAGATATGAATAAGTGAATTAGTAGCTGACAGGaagcttattttatttattaagggaAAGTATGTGAAGCCATAAGCTGCCTCTCGTCCACATTTCATGCGCAAAAatcgtatgaaatgtgtcacgGAGCACATGGGAGCGTCGGGAGGGAACCCACCGGCATCGGTGGTAAACGGTGGGCCTCCCAAACACTCCCGAGGCCCGTTGATGAGTAACTACcggcgtagtggtacacacgccctgactttggtgcaagcagcgtgggctcgattcccgctcagtgatggtgtcgatgtgtgccctgcgactgactggcgaccagttcagggcgtagttaGTTGAGACAgactgcgacccttgtgaggatgagcggcttggaaaaatgTCTAGTGGGATTTGAaatggggcggcatggtggagcagctggtaaagcgttggcctcacagtactgaggtaacccgggttcgatcccggacccacctgtgcggagtttgcatgttctccccatgcctgcgtgggttttctttgggtgggcactccggttggacgctctaaattgcccctcggtgtgattgtctcgatgtgccccgcgattggccggcaaccagttcagggtgtaccccgccttctccccgttgacagctgggattggctccagcactccctgccaccctcgtgaggataagcggtgaagaaaatggatgggtggatttgaTCAATATTCCAAATTGCAGATGAAAATAGTCCACCGATGATAATCACAGCAGCAGGAAGGAAGCCAGACAGTATTGAAAGGGTGGGGGGGACGAGGGGTGTACGGGCGCCATGGCAACCAGGCCTCAGCATGTGATGAGGCGCGAGGCTGATCCGGGTCGTTTCAGGTGGCGGAACCGCATTCATGGAATCTCGCATTCCAAATCTCACTCCGACTCTCCGGGGCCCTGCTCGGAG of the Syngnathoides biaculeatus isolate LvHL_M chromosome 14, ASM1980259v1, whole genome shotgun sequence genome contains:
- the LOC133512546 gene encoding NXPE family member 3-like, translated to MEKRFLCLAFELFELHVHLFLCLQRGTIHGWGRGGGGHQGPIKALRSNINRNDANLNWNYQTLLPPLNWIQSSSVNESLQRFHRNPTCPHPGQPQSPEEELEERDLLESIDWPQPPPGSEPPSWSQTSDPAHSLFTIVPSKNGQGWYVGDQLEVLVHLHDFEGRPKRYGGDLLLARLRNAKYKAGVAGQVLDHENGLYSARFPLLWEGSAQVGLTLVHSSEAVAVLRRLREKRPDRVYFSSVFRRGNRSEKTECNVCLPQDKGPLCNFTDPRSGDPWYCYKPKGLSCDTRIDHTIGGYLKNLITKKESLLFKSDVNLKVPIHASTTDTVNVLPARNESGSRDPGPVRLGTSGYYYQDSWRPFGGVAVRRFDKPSAIIKCLTDKLVYMYGDSTLRQWFEYLLSAVPELKEFNLQSPKKVGPLMAVDSTHNILLEYRFHGPPTRIQPVAVGKLRYIANELDGLAGGPDTVVALGVWAHFSTFPVEVYIRRLRHIRGAVARLLDRAPETTVVVRTANPQALTQDFILFKSDWFSLQLDAVLRAMFEGLDVVLVDAWQMCAAHPYQPHDLHPPRTIVKNMVDVMLSYVCRDGMRKTVGFP